One window of Marinobacterium aestuarii genomic DNA carries:
- a CDS encoding DEAD/DEAH box helicase, with the protein MSGYFKDLINQSLNRTREATLSILGIQDQGLRTHLSEQMHNRMGEAGCFFAPPVFEHTFGWEAGDVTFAQLKGGLLSESVVAALTDAPNENYRFDAQIYPYKHQLTSWKALLAERPKSAVITTGTGSGKTECFMVPILQDLVSEYECSGRALVGVRALFLYPLNALINSQRERLDAWTSPFGDSIRFCLYNGNTENLKSKVKKEQGLRPNEILSRERLREEPAPILMTNATMLEYMLVRQVDEPIIRISREQRSLRWIVLDEAHTYIGSQAAELSLLLRRVVEAFGKEAHEIRFVATSATIAGEDAAQKLQSYLASLAGVKDDQVIVIGGSRTVPTVDHSPTNRLSFDEIRQIDSGRTVSGARYDALSNHRLAYFIRNRIVGSQKPLDLNELVADVESFLDSQDPESRQQELLGWIDLMTDTQPTEKEPPFLKLRGHFHQRMLHGLWSCIDAKCSAKSAHLKQWPFGNVYVSQRARCECNAPVYELAFCGDCKTPHLVAEDVGGCLKQASPYAGDEFSLQDEGADDEVPEVSTGVHRSKQPVVIAPSLGEGYLDLPFDTEKAELGALSSPTVITVRQAVDYESACVQCGERGKRPAGFLRKAYLGAPFYVSNAVPTVLEFCPDPSGEASPESLPGRGRKLITFTDSRQGTARMAVRMQQEAERSRLRGMVFQILRNRQAAENQNAPTLPEKSVEALLKDAEQLEQMGMTDLARQRREEARQKQQGSAGKTQAWLSWHELVSQLAAGNDIKHSILDYNKYANPEFFGGHDNSLALAGLLLLREYARRPKNQNSTETLALVQVGYQGLEKVETLPRFWSETLAPKRGGSNEREALTLHDWRDFLKVTLDFYVRENTFFVMNDNERAWLGAKFAPKELFAPGTDLSPSSRVKLWPQVAAKGVQPRLVKLLAQGCGLDPADATSRDKMNEWLKAAWQELIRLHILQSQSGGYTLERRALKFTLPQAAWVCPMTYRLLDTTFRGLTPYIPNKIDRTRLECQPVRLPDFTSLAPQGEPEGVLAAIRSRVAQSQDIQELRQVSLWSDISDRTVEGGFYYRTAEHSAQQSAKRLENYEQWFKQGKVNVLNCSTTMEMGVDIGGISAVVMNNVPPHPANYLQRAGRAGRRSEARSVAYTLCKSDPHNTRVFANPKWAFETAIPAPVITLSATPLVQRHVNSYLLSAFLKNQTSADGDQTRLTVQWFFNAADPVVDQFADWLGSESRQFADGVKRIVKRTALEMAGIEVLAATCAQAIRQLAEIWQEEYRQINQRLSAATDPSYKKALELEKSRHEAEYLLKDLAARAFLPGYGFPTNVVTLNTYNVEDFKNKKGSTDPASKDREDNIFTYKEQPSRGLDIAVREYAPGAQIVIDGRVYRAAGIKMQSYQEGDSGGVQKFDLSWQCTNCGASGYREYAYAHGDDLCCTHCESEIPASKVKRVLRPLGFVTDFYEATSNDVSSQKYIPVERPRVQVDGSLVALPDRRCGFVRFGEDGQTVVHSGGEHGTGFAVCMSCGRADSMLVNGDLPMGMRPDQGHRPVGGASGSRKQKDCSGERVMSNLYLGYQARTHVVEWTFRNPLTGGWIDDDETGRVIATTLAVALRDAVSDYLGIASSEMGFGVRPDRDLDTGETRSVVQVYDNVAGGAGFVMTALHEMTTVVASAIEKLKCAADCESVCSSCLASKDSRVEFEQLNRKAALQWLEEARFAEHFQLPEPFSAVEGAKYWPYEPQRFIRHWINKSATGLLVRVGGDLESWDLGNPDFRKQLIACKLIDGLDVSIVIDSQQLPTALKEELALLSRFGIRVAQSTTESVSHGLVSPIQMTLRDGGYVTLLTDNRDALTPGGDWLMTEDASVWISTEQLPSWPLEMVDTAGWLAAYDSATVIEVIKELNGDVRTLANRFKQLLSEKAPGFLARLEGEPIVSIRYEDRYLRSPWTVMLLAGFMQVLKSDQLKTVRVDTVAGSGTSGTADLWNDWPQPDDMEDALKHWLSAVLGTVPDVYIHNSVREVSHRRVLTLELQSGSLLKLAFDQGMGYWICTSLAYGLKRFNFADDSLGQANQMLERWKGVKMLNGGDWPTDIALYEVS; encoded by the coding sequence ATGAGCGGTTATTTCAAGGATCTGATCAACCAGTCGCTGAATCGCACACGCGAGGCGACCCTGTCCATTCTGGGAATTCAGGACCAGGGGCTGAGAACCCACCTGTCGGAGCAAATGCACAACAGGATGGGTGAGGCTGGCTGCTTCTTCGCCCCTCCGGTTTTCGAGCATACGTTCGGCTGGGAGGCGGGAGATGTGACCTTCGCTCAGCTTAAAGGGGGCCTGCTGTCGGAGTCGGTGGTCGCTGCGTTGACGGATGCGCCGAACGAAAATTACCGTTTCGACGCGCAGATATATCCTTACAAGCATCAGCTGACAAGTTGGAAGGCTCTGCTCGCCGAGCGGCCCAAGTCCGCGGTGATTACCACCGGCACGGGCTCAGGCAAAACCGAGTGTTTCATGGTGCCGATTCTTCAAGACTTGGTTAGTGAATATGAGTGCTCCGGCAGGGCACTGGTCGGTGTGAGGGCTCTATTCCTCTACCCGTTGAACGCGCTGATCAATTCCCAGCGCGAACGTCTCGATGCCTGGACTTCCCCCTTCGGAGACAGTATCCGCTTCTGCCTTTACAACGGTAATACGGAAAATCTCAAGAGCAAGGTAAAAAAGGAGCAGGGCCTGCGCCCGAACGAAATTCTGTCCCGCGAGCGCCTGCGCGAGGAGCCTGCTCCAATCTTGATGACCAACGCCACGATGCTGGAATACATGCTGGTGCGGCAGGTTGACGAGCCCATCATCCGTATTTCCCGGGAACAGCGTTCTCTGCGCTGGATCGTGCTTGATGAGGCGCATACCTACATCGGTTCGCAAGCGGCTGAATTGTCATTGTTGTTGCGTCGGGTTGTCGAGGCTTTCGGAAAAGAGGCGCACGAGATTCGTTTTGTCGCGACGTCGGCGACCATTGCTGGAGAGGACGCCGCGCAGAAGCTACAGTCCTACCTGGCGTCCCTGGCGGGTGTGAAGGACGACCAGGTCATCGTGATCGGTGGTTCACGCACAGTGCCGACTGTCGATCACTCGCCGACCAATAGGCTCTCGTTCGACGAAATCCGGCAGATAGACAGCGGTCGCACCGTGTCCGGCGCACGTTATGACGCGCTCAGCAATCACCGTCTTGCGTACTTCATTCGCAACAGGATTGTCGGCAGTCAGAAACCGCTGGATCTGAATGAACTGGTGGCCGATGTCGAGTCTTTTCTCGACAGTCAGGATCCGGAGTCCCGGCAGCAGGAATTGCTTGGCTGGATCGACCTGATGACCGACACCCAGCCCACGGAGAAAGAGCCGCCGTTTCTTAAACTTAGAGGCCATTTCCATCAGCGGATGCTGCACGGCCTCTGGAGCTGTATCGATGCCAAATGCTCAGCCAAGTCGGCACACTTGAAGCAATGGCCGTTCGGCAACGTTTATGTTTCTCAGCGCGCCCGTTGCGAATGTAATGCACCGGTGTACGAATTGGCATTTTGCGGGGACTGTAAAACACCGCACCTCGTGGCTGAGGATGTCGGTGGCTGCCTGAAGCAAGCCAGTCCCTATGCGGGCGACGAGTTTTCGTTGCAGGATGAGGGCGCTGACGATGAAGTCCCCGAGGTCTCTACGGGCGTTCATCGCAGCAAGCAGCCGGTGGTGATTGCGCCGTCGCTGGGGGAGGGATACCTGGATTTGCCGTTCGACACGGAGAAAGCGGAGCTGGGTGCTCTGAGTTCACCTACGGTGATCACCGTGCGCCAGGCGGTCGACTACGAGTCCGCATGCGTGCAATGCGGTGAGCGTGGCAAGCGCCCGGCTGGATTTCTCAGGAAGGCTTATCTTGGGGCACCCTTTTATGTCAGCAATGCGGTGCCGACCGTGCTGGAGTTCTGTCCCGATCCATCTGGCGAAGCCAGCCCGGAAAGCTTGCCGGGGCGTGGTCGCAAGCTGATTACCTTTACCGACAGCCGCCAGGGTACCGCGCGCATGGCGGTGCGGATGCAACAGGAAGCGGAGCGTTCGCGTCTGCGCGGGATGGTGTTCCAGATACTGCGCAACCGGCAGGCCGCTGAAAACCAGAATGCTCCAACATTACCGGAAAAGTCTGTCGAAGCGTTGTTAAAAGATGCAGAACAGCTTGAGCAGATGGGAATGACTGATCTTGCTCGGCAACGTCGCGAGGAAGCCCGCCAAAAACAACAGGGATCGGCCGGCAAAACACAGGCCTGGCTGTCGTGGCATGAGCTGGTGTCTCAGTTGGCCGCAGGCAACGACATCAAGCACTCGATTCTGGATTACAACAAATACGCCAATCCCGAGTTCTTCGGCGGTCACGACAACAGCCTGGCCCTCGCGGGTCTGCTGCTGCTGCGCGAATATGCCCGCCGCCCGAAAAATCAGAACAGCACCGAAACCCTGGCGCTGGTGCAGGTGGGTTACCAGGGGCTGGAGAAGGTTGAAACCTTGCCCCGTTTTTGGAGCGAAACCCTCGCGCCGAAACGCGGGGGGAGTAACGAGCGAGAAGCCCTGACGTTGCACGACTGGCGGGATTTTCTCAAAGTCACGCTCGATTTTTACGTCCGGGAAAACACCTTCTTCGTCATGAATGACAATGAGCGGGCCTGGCTGGGCGCCAAGTTCGCACCTAAGGAGCTGTTTGCGCCTGGGACCGATCTGAGCCCAAGTAGCAGGGTGAAGCTCTGGCCGCAGGTGGCGGCGAAAGGTGTCCAGCCTCGTCTCGTGAAGCTGCTGGCACAGGGCTGTGGACTCGATCCGGCCGATGCCACAAGCCGCGATAAAATGAACGAGTGGCTCAAGGCCGCCTGGCAAGAGTTGATCCGCCTGCATATTTTGCAAAGTCAGAGTGGTGGCTATACGCTCGAGCGGCGCGCACTGAAATTCACGCTGCCCCAGGCTGCCTGGGTATGCCCGATGACGTACCGCCTGCTGGATACCACCTTCAGGGGACTTACACCTTATATTCCCAACAAGATCGATCGTACCCGGCTCGAATGCCAGCCGGTGCGGCTTCCGGACTTCACCAGTCTCGCGCCACAGGGGGAGCCAGAGGGCGTTTTGGCGGCGATTCGAAGCCGGGTGGCGCAAAGCCAAGATATTCAGGAGCTTCGCCAGGTTAGTCTGTGGAGCGATATCTCGGATCGCACCGTTGAGGGTGGGTTCTACTACCGCACGGCCGAGCATTCGGCACAGCAGTCGGCGAAGCGGCTCGAGAATTACGAACAGTGGTTCAAACAGGGGAAGGTGAATGTCCTCAACTGTTCTACGACTATGGAGATGGGCGTCGATATCGGCGGTATATCGGCTGTTGTGATGAACAACGTTCCGCCCCATCCGGCCAACTATTTGCAGCGGGCCGGACGCGCCGGGCGGCGCAGCGAAGCGAGGTCGGTCGCGTATACACTCTGCAAATCCGATCCCCACAATACGCGGGTATTCGCCAATCCCAAGTGGGCCTTTGAAACCGCGATTCCGGCACCGGTGATTACTCTGTCGGCAACGCCTTTGGTCCAGCGGCATGTGAATTCGTACCTGCTGTCGGCTTTCCTCAAAAACCAGACCTCGGCAGACGGCGATCAGACCCGTTTGACGGTGCAGTGGTTCTTCAACGCCGCCGATCCCGTCGTTGATCAATTCGCGGACTGGCTCGGCAGCGAGAGCCGGCAGTTCGCCGACGGGGTCAAGAGAATCGTGAAGCGCACGGCGCTCGAAATGGCCGGCATCGAGGTACTCGCCGCTACTTGTGCCCAGGCCATCCGGCAACTGGCCGAAATCTGGCAGGAGGAATACCGCCAGATCAATCAACGGTTGAGTGCCGCGACCGACCCCAGCTATAAGAAGGCGCTCGAACTCGAAAAGAGCCGCCACGAGGCCGAGTACCTGCTCAAAGACCTCGCAGCCCGGGCTTTCCTCCCAGGTTACGGCTTCCCCACAAATGTCGTCACGCTGAACACTTACAACGTTGAGGACTTCAAGAACAAGAAAGGTAGCACCGACCCGGCCAGCAAGGACCGTGAGGACAATATCTTTACCTACAAGGAGCAACCTTCGCGAGGGTTGGATATTGCTGTGCGCGAATACGCGCCTGGCGCCCAGATCGTCATCGACGGTCGCGTGTACCGGGCGGCGGGTATCAAGATGCAATCCTACCAAGAGGGGGATTCTGGAGGTGTCCAGAAGTTCGACCTGTCGTGGCAGTGCACCAACTGTGGTGCTTCGGGGTACCGGGAATATGCTTACGCCCATGGCGATGACCTTTGCTGCACGCACTGCGAATCCGAAATCCCTGCATCGAAAGTCAAGCGGGTTCTGCGGCCGCTGGGGTTTGTGACCGACTTCTACGAAGCGACCAGCAATGACGTGTCATCCCAGAAATATATCCCCGTCGAGAGGCCACGGGTGCAGGTTGATGGCTCGCTGGTGGCGCTTCCGGACCGCAGATGCGGATTTGTACGGTTTGGTGAGGACGGGCAAACCGTTGTCCATTCCGGAGGAGAGCATGGGACGGGGTTTGCCGTCTGCATGAGCTGTGGCCGAGCCGATTCGATGTTGGTCAATGGCGACCTGCCGATGGGAATGCGGCCGGACCAGGGACATCGCCCCGTGGGCGGGGCCAGCGGCAGTCGCAAGCAAAAGGACTGCTCGGGCGAGCGGGTTATGTCCAATCTTTACCTGGGCTACCAGGCGCGTACCCATGTCGTCGAATGGACTTTCAGAAACCCCTTGACCGGGGGCTGGATCGACGACGACGAAACCGGACGCGTCATCGCAACCACTTTGGCAGTAGCGCTCCGGGATGCGGTGTCGGACTACCTGGGTATCGCCAGCAGCGAGATGGGATTCGGTGTTCGTCCGGACAGGGATCTCGACACAGGGGAAACGCGCTCCGTGGTGCAGGTTTATGACAATGTGGCCGGCGGGGCCGGCTTCGTTATGACTGCGTTGCATGAAATGACCACCGTGGTGGCGTCTGCGATCGAAAAGCTGAAGTGTGCCGCGGATTGTGAGTCGGTCTGTTCGTCCTGCCTGGCCAGCAAGGACAGCCGAGTGGAGTTCGAACAGCTGAACCGGAAAGCGGCCTTGCAGTGGCTCGAAGAGGCCCGCTTCGCCGAGCACTTCCAGCTACCTGAGCCGTTCAGCGCTGTTGAAGGGGCCAAGTACTGGCCATACGAGCCCCAGCGATTCATTCGCCACTGGATCAATAAATCAGCAACCGGTCTCCTCGTGCGCGTGGGGGGCGATTTGGAAAGCTGGGACCTTGGGAATCCTGATTTCCGCAAACAGCTGATAGCCTGCAAACTGATCGATGGTCTGGATGTGAGCATCGTTATCGATAGCCAGCAGCTGCCGACAGCGCTCAAGGAAGAGCTGGCCCTGCTGTCCCGGTTCGGCATCCGTGTTGCCCAAAGCACAACGGAGTCTGTAAGTCACGGGCTGGTGTCGCCGATCCAGATGACTCTGCGCGATGGCGGTTATGTGACCTTGCTCACCGACAACCGCGATGCATTAACCCCTGGAGGGGACTGGCTGATGACTGAAGACGCCAGCGTCTGGATATCGACGGAACAGCTGCCATCCTGGCCTCTCGAAATGGTAGACACCGCTGGTTGGCTTGCCGCCTACGACAGCGCTACCGTGATTGAGGTGATCAAGGAGCTCAATGGCGATGTTAGAACTCTGGCTAATCGCTTCAAGCAGCTGCTTAGTGAAAAAGCCCCTGGGTTCCTGGCCCGTCTCGAAGGTGAGCCCATTGTGTCGATTCGCTATGAAGATCGCTATCTCAGATCTCCTTGGACGGTGATGCTGCTCGCGGGATTCATGCAGGTGTTGAAGAGTGATCAGCTGAAAACGGTGCGGGTTGATACGGTTGCCGGTTCCGGTACTTCCGGTACAGCTGACCTCTGGAATGACTGGCCTCAACCGGACGACATGGAAGATGCTTTGAAACATTGGTTG